Genomic DNA from Aquisalimonas asiatica:
TATCCCCATGATTCTCCTGGCGGTGACGGTGCTCGGGGTCGCGCGCCCCAACGTCTACCTGATCATCACCGTGCTGGCGCTTGCAGGCTGGCCGTTGTATGCCCGTGTGGCGCGTTCCGCGGCTCAGTCGGAGAAGCGACGCGAGTACATCCGAGCCGCACGCGTCCTCGGCGCCTCGGAGTGGCGGATCATCGTGACGTGCATCGCACCGGCGGTGCTCCCGCCCATTGCGTTCGTCGCGGTACTGGATATCGCCCGGATCATGATTCTCGAGTCCATCCTGGGGTTCCTGGGGCTCGGCATCCAGCCGCCGACACCGAGCTTCGGCAACATGATCGCCGACGGCCGTAAATACCTCGTCAACCACTGGTGGGTTCCGACCATGCCGGGGATTCTCCTGCTCGTGGTTCTGATCAGCATCAATATGGTGGGTGCCTCCCTGGAGCGTGCCCGTAACCGAGTCTTCAAGGGGGCGTTATGAGCCAGGCACAGCGGGCGGACGTGGTTGCCGCGGAACCAGGCAGCGCAGAACCGATCCTTGCAGTTCAGGACCTGACCGTAACAGCCGGTGAAGGCGCCGATGTGCTGCTCGACGGTGTCAGCCTCACGCTG
This window encodes:
- a CDS encoding ABC transporter permease — encoded protein: MSTPITSSGTPPQVEERSPGRRILIEAWRQRELKIGLAILVVILIGAVLYPLITDADAYAMDVMNRYVPPLGMDGSSLANPFGTDQLGRDVLARSFIGLGYSLLIAVPTVILMYGIGCVIGILAGVRGGLVDTVAMRLTDAQLAIPMILLAVTVLGVARPNVYLIITVLALAGWPLYARVARSAAQSEKRREYIRAARVLGASEWRIIVTCIAPAVLPPIAFVAVLDIARIMILESILGFLGLGIQPPTPSFGNMIADGRKYLVNHWWVPTMPGILLLVVLISINMVGASLERARNRVFKGAL